In the Pseudodesulfovibrio senegalensis genome, one interval contains:
- a CDS encoding nitroreductase family protein: MRFRSLVETNRSYRRFHESRRIPMADLVALVDLARLTASARNLQALRFSLVSSVDMCESVFPTLGWAGYLPRWKGPEPGERPAAYIVIAVDRDLTSEDWGDHGIAAQTILLGAVEKGYGGCMLGSVNRERLAVVLGLPDSHEILLVLALGVPAETVVVDPLPDDGDVRYWRDSAGVHHVPKRELESLITVRFCDETTTE, from the coding sequence ATGCGGTTTCGCAGTCTGGTTGAAACCAACCGGAGTTATCGTCGGTTTCACGAGTCACGGCGGATTCCCATGGCCGATTTGGTTGCGCTTGTTGATTTGGCCCGGCTGACAGCGTCGGCGCGTAATCTGCAAGCCCTGCGGTTTTCTCTGGTGTCCTCGGTCGACATGTGCGAAAGCGTGTTTCCCACGCTTGGCTGGGCGGGGTATCTTCCTCGCTGGAAGGGACCGGAGCCGGGAGAGCGGCCTGCCGCATATATTGTCATTGCCGTGGATCGGGATCTGACCTCCGAAGATTGGGGGGACCACGGCATAGCGGCCCAGACGATTCTGCTTGGTGCCGTGGAAAAAGGATATGGCGGCTGCATGCTGGGCAGTGTGAATCGCGAACGACTGGCTGTGGTGCTGGGGTTGCCTGATTCTCATGAGATTTTATTGGTGCTGGCCTTGGGAGTTCCTGCGGAAACCGTGGTGGTTGATCCTCTTCCCGATGACGGAGATGTTCGTTATTGGCGGGATTCTGCCGGTGTGCACCATGTCCCTAAGCGTGAATTGGAATCGTTGATAACCGTGCGTTTCTGCGATGAAACGACAACCGAATAA
- a CDS encoding methyl-accepting chemotaxis protein produces the protein MDEIRVHAESSRCEGLLSAAKTLGEVLEGVRNESEQVDIASSRSRAGAVEQQQYMGEAASAMEEMNASVLETAQSADGAALSAEQAMEEAGAGAAVVAEVLESIRSASASSRSLAGSVSGLGKQAEDVGSIMSVISDIADQTNLLALNAAIEAARAGEAGRGFAVVADEVRKLAEKTMEATRDVGVAIAAIQTEVGRTVEGVESMADVVDDAAVKAEESGTALDAIVRHSGESADRIRQIATAAAQQSSASESLTRTMTEVNAISESTDQDMEKATTAVEHLGGRVRDLGALVEAFLLVGNGRVQAVIENLASDARFLSLDRERMEQALRELVRGNEFVELVYATDTRGRQVVSNVGGRSMEYAEDRGAYDRDWSDRPWFRGAADNQTYYVSDVYRSSASGEQCITVSGPFGRREDAFLGVVAVDVRLSGQG, from the coding sequence ATGGATGAAATACGTGTCCATGCCGAGTCCTCTCGGTGCGAAGGGCTTCTTTCGGCTGCAAAGACATTGGGAGAAGTCCTTGAAGGGGTTCGTAACGAGTCCGAGCAGGTGGACATTGCTTCTTCCCGTTCCCGCGCCGGGGCCGTTGAACAGCAGCAGTACATGGGAGAAGCTGCCTCGGCCATGGAGGAGATGAACGCTTCGGTATTGGAGACAGCCCAGAGCGCTGATGGTGCTGCCTTGTCTGCGGAACAGGCCATGGAAGAAGCCGGTGCCGGGGCTGCTGTCGTTGCCGAGGTACTCGAGTCCATTCGTTCCGCTTCCGCCAGTTCCCGCAGTCTGGCAGGGAGCGTGAGCGGACTCGGCAAACAGGCCGAGGATGTGGGCAGTATCATGTCCGTCATTTCGGATATTGCTGATCAGACGAACCTTTTGGCCCTGAACGCAGCGATCGAAGCGGCCCGGGCCGGTGAGGCCGGACGGGGATTTGCCGTGGTGGCCGACGAGGTTCGCAAGCTCGCGGAAAAGACCATGGAGGCGACACGGGATGTCGGTGTTGCCATTGCCGCCATTCAGACCGAAGTCGGACGTACCGTCGAAGGTGTCGAGTCAATGGCCGATGTCGTGGATGACGCGGCCGTCAAGGCCGAGGAGTCCGGAACAGCACTGGACGCCATTGTTCGCCATTCCGGAGAGAGTGCGGACCGGATTCGGCAAATAGCCACGGCAGCGGCCCAGCAGTCTTCGGCAAGCGAGTCTCTGACACGCACCATGACCGAGGTGAATGCCATATCCGAATCCACGGATCAGGATATGGAGAAGGCCACAACGGCGGTTGAGCATCTTGGCGGCCGGGTTCGTGACCTCGGTGCGTTGGTTGAGGCCTTTTTGCTCGTGGGCAATGGCAGGGTGCAGGCCGTCATCGAGAATCTTGCCTCGGACGCGCGTTTTCTTTCACTCGATCGTGAGCGTATGGAGCAGGCCTTGCGGGAATTGGTGCGTGGCAATGAGTTTGTGGAGCTGGTGTACGCCACGGACACCCGAGGGCGTCAGGTAGTGAGCAATGTGGGCGGACGAAGCATGGAGTATGCCGAGGACAGGGGCGCGTACGACAGGGATTGGAGTGATCGTCCTTGGTTCCGTGGCGCAGCAGATAATCAGACGTATTATGTTTCCGATGTGTATCGTTCTTCTGCTTCCGGGGAACAGTGCATTACGGTTTCCGGCCCATTCGGCAGGCGGGAGGACGCATTTCTCGGCGTTGTGGCCGTGGATGTCCGGCTGTCCGGGCAGGGCTGA
- the rsfS gene encoding ribosome silencing factor yields MNKEKQFKDMPNAEKAALVCSWLDEKQGGEIVSLNVADLCSITETICVVSARSIKHAQALADFILERCRDEGVEFLGMEGYKTGDWILVDLNDVIIHVFLADLRGFYNIEGMWAEAERTDYSGENPEHGDD; encoded by the coding sequence ATGAACAAGGAAAAGCAATTCAAGGACATGCCCAACGCCGAAAAAGCGGCTCTTGTCTGTTCCTGGCTTGATGAAAAGCAGGGCGGTGAAATCGTCTCTCTGAACGTGGCCGACCTGTGCAGCATCACCGAGACGATCTGCGTGGTATCTGCCCGGAGCATCAAGCATGCACAGGCATTGGCGGATTTCATTCTTGAGCGTTGTCGTGATGAAGGCGTGGAATTTTTGGGCATGGAGGGCTACAAGACCGGCGACTGGATTCTTGTAGACCTCAATGACGTGATCATTCATGTTTTTTTGGCCGACCTTCGTGGATTCTACAATATTGAAGGTATGTGGGCCGAAGCGGAACGCACCGACTATTCTGGTGAAAATCCGGAGCACGGTGATGACTAG
- the gpmI gene encoding 2,3-bisphosphoglycerate-independent phosphoglycerate mutase → MTRAGTTLLLILDGWGIAPPGDGNCVRNAHTPYLDSLFEQYPNSSLQCSGRAVGLPDGFMGNSEVGHMNIGAGRVVYQDMTRIDMAIEDGSFAQNAALVELMERTKAGSGRLHLMGLLSDGGVHSHQNHLDALLRMAGEFGIRDVIVHCFMDGRDTPPTSGERYMQRLLRTMDELGVGRVGVVSGRYYAMDRDKRYERNELAYRALVEADAPVQDDALEGVRQAYAKGENDEFIKPFVVRGDDARLSDGDGLFFFNFRADRARQICRALFDGDFDGFVRGKMIDFADFATMTRYESDFPMPVAFAPESYEQTLGQVVSEAGLRQLRIAETEKYAHVTYFLNCGREEPFEGEDRIMVQSPRDVATYDLKPQMSADEVADRLVASLDEHDLCVCNFANLDMVGHTGVIEAAEQACRTVDSCVERVVDAVLKQGGNVLLTADHGNAEEMIGPDGGPQTSHSTNPVPLVFISRQSADMRLDSGILGDIAPTILGILNIDRPTEMTGKNLLQGKG, encoded by the coding sequence ATGACTAGGGCCGGCACGACACTGCTGCTTATCCTTGATGGATGGGGGATTGCCCCTCCCGGCGATGGCAATTGCGTGCGCAACGCCCATACCCCGTATCTTGACTCCCTGTTTGAACAGTATCCCAATTCCAGCCTGCAATGCTCGGGCAGGGCCGTGGGGCTGCCTGACGGTTTTATGGGCAATTCCGAAGTCGGGCACATGAATATCGGTGCCGGCCGGGTCGTTTATCAGGACATGACACGCATCGACATGGCCATTGAAGACGGCAGCTTTGCCCAAAATGCCGCACTCGTCGAGCTCATGGAACGCACCAAGGCCGGAAGCGGCCGTCTGCACCTTATGGGATTGCTGTCGGACGGAGGCGTGCACAGTCATCAAAATCATTTGGACGCACTGTTGCGAATGGCCGGAGAATTCGGCATCCGTGACGTGATCGTGCATTGCTTCATGGATGGTCGCGATACGCCTCCCACCAGTGGCGAGCGGTACATGCAGCGTCTGCTTCGGACCATGGATGAGCTTGGGGTCGGTCGGGTCGGCGTTGTTTCGGGACGTTATTACGCCATGGACCGCGACAAACGCTATGAGCGCAATGAGCTTGCGTATCGTGCGCTGGTGGAGGCGGATGCCCCGGTGCAGGATGATGCGCTTGAAGGCGTGCGGCAGGCCTACGCCAAGGGAGAAAATGACGAGTTCATCAAGCCGTTTGTGGTGCGTGGAGACGACGCGCGTCTGTCCGACGGGGACGGCCTGTTCTTTTTCAATTTTCGTGCGGACAGGGCGCGGCAGATTTGCCGGGCGTTGTTTGATGGGGATTTCGACGGTTTTGTCCGCGGGAAAATGATCGATTTTGCGGACTTTGCCACCATGACCCGGTACGAATCCGATTTTCCCATGCCCGTGGCATTTGCGCCGGAATCATATGAACAGACGCTGGGGCAGGTGGTTTCCGAAGCCGGACTCCGTCAGTTGCGCATAGCGGAAACCGAGAAGTATGCCCATGTGACCTATTTTCTCAACTGTGGTCGCGAGGAGCCATTTGAAGGCGAGGACCGCATCATGGTTCAGTCGCCGCGGGATGTGGCCACCTATGACCTGAAACCGCAGATGAGCGCGGACGAAGTTGCCGATCGTCTTGTAGCTTCGTTGGATGAGCATGACCTGTGCGTGTGCAATTTTGCCAATTTGGACATGGTCGGCCATACCGGGGTGATCGAGGCGGCCGAGCAGGCCTGCCGCACCGTGGATTCGTGCGTGGAACGGGTGGTCGACGCCGTGCTCAAACAAGGCGGCAACGTGCTGCTTACGGCGGACCATGGCAATGCCGAGGAAATGATTGGCCCGGACGGAGGGCCGCAGACTTCGCATAGCACCAACCCGGTTCCGTTGGTCTTCATCAGCCGTCAGTCTGCAGACATGCGGCTGGATTCCGGCATACTGGGCGACATTGCGCCGACGATTCTCGGTATTTTGAATATTGACCGGCCAACGGAAATGACCGGTAAAAATCTGCTGCAAGGCAAAGGATAG